GCGATTTGTAATTGTAAAAACCAAAATACAAATAAAAAGATGAAACTTCAAATTTGAAGTTTTGAATTGAGAAACTTCACTTCTCTGAATTTCAAATTTGAAATTTAAAAAAAAAAATTCAGAGCAAAAAATTCTATATTTGAAATTATAGGATTTATTTTTGGAAATGTCTAAACAAAACTTTGAAAATAGAGTCGAGCAGCTGCACATGAACATGATTAACGAGAAATGTGTATTAGTAGTGAGGTCGGGTGGAAACGTGTTAGCGACTTTTCAAATACTTAAGAAGTATTATTATATATAAACATAAAAATCACATACGCAAAAGTATTACATGAAGAACACAAATCCACTTTATAATTTTTACACAACTCAACTACAAATAACAAAGGATCTGCAAAAACAAAAGTATAACGATCATCATGGTTCCAAGAATCCAAATAATAAACAATAGACTATGTTCAATCTATTTTAACCTAAACAAACCAATTAAATAATCATTAAGAAGATAGAAAAACACTAAAAATTAAGGATAAGGACAACTAAGCCGATCGTGAAGATGAATAAGACTAAAGAATGTTGAAGGCGGGCGCCACCGCTTGGAAATCGACCACCTTGAGTAGTAGTTGTCGTAGATGGTATAGTGTTTCCTCCATTTCCGTTACCGCCACCACCCCCGCTCCCACTATCACCATCATCTCCATCCCCTCCTTTACCTTTTCCACCCTTGTTACCACCAGATCCACCGCTGCCTCCTCCACGGCTGCCGCCACCTCCGCGACTTCCACCACCACCACCACCGCTGCTTCCACCTAAGCTACCGCCTCGAGATCCTCCACCTCCGCCACCGCCGCTGCTACCGCCTCCTCCGGCAAGCTGTCTTCGCATGAAATCCGCAGGAAAAGATATTGTTTCTACGGTTAAGAGATGACGTTTTTGATCAACAGATGAGAGAGTTGTTTGGTTAAGTGAATCAACGGCTGTGATTCGCGTGTGAATAAGAAATGATAGAAAGAGATGCAGGACGATGCTACTACTCCTTTTGAATTCCATTTTTGTATATTGTAAGTTTAACATCTTTAATACCAAGATACAACTGTATTTATAGTGTAATAAATCGTGTACCTTTGCAAGTCAGAGGAAGCTTCCTTGCGTCGATTGGCTCATGATTAGGATAAGACTTGACCTTTTTTGCATCTAAAATTGGGTTGCCTGACTATTAGGGGTGTTCAATCCGGATATCGGTTCGGTTTCGGTTCGGTTTTTTCGGTATTTCGGTATTTCGGTTAGTAAAATATAACTACCATTCTAAATCCATATTTACTTCGGTTCGATTCGGTTTATATAACGCCGGTTTTCGGTTTATTCGGTTTTATACCAAAACATAATTATTTAGTTTGGGATCATATTATATAAATTTTAGATTCATATTGTCATTGCAGTCATTTATTAAAAATATATTATATTTTCAAATAAAAGAACAAAAAAATAAAAACGTGTACACCTTCAAATGAATTAATCAAATCTAGAATTAAAATCAAAGATCGAAATTTTGAAAATAAAAATAAAAAACAAAAGAGAAGTATGAAAGAAAATGTTTCCACTCTTCCATATTCAGTGTTCATCAAAGTCATGTTTTTTCTAGTTATTATCCATCAAATTTATAACCTCTGTTCGTTTATAAATAAGAAAAAAATCGTGAAGAATTTTTTCTAGTTATTATCCGTCAAATTTATAACCTTTACTTCAATTTAATCAATGCTAAAAGAAAGCAAATGATTAAAAGAAGAAGACTAAGAAAATAAAAAGCCTCAGTTACGGTGAATTATTATTTAATTATATTTTAAGTGTTTTTCAAATTATGATTCTTTATTACTATAAAAATATGGTAATAATTATTAACAAAAGAATAAATTATATAACAAATATATTTTTCATGTGACGTTATAAAATATGTACATATTTACATGTTTTTACTTTTGATCGGTTTTGTTCGGTTTATTCGGTTTTGTTCGGTTTATTCGGTTTTGTTCGGTTTATTCGGTTTTGTTCGGTTTATTCGGTTTTGTTCGGTTTATTCGGTTTTGTTCGGTTTATTCGGTTTTGTTCGGTTTATTCGGTTTTGTTCGGTTTATTCGGTTTTGTTCGGTTTATTCGGTTTTGTTCGGTTTATTCGGTTTTGTTCGGTTTATTCGGTTTTGTTCGGTTTATTCGGTTTTGTTCGGTTTATTCGGTTTTGTTCGGTTTATTCGGTTTTGTTCGGTTTATTCGGTTTTGTTCGGTTTATTCGGTTTTGTTCGGTTTATTCGGTTTTGTTCGGTTTATTCGGTTTTGTTCGGTTTATTCGGTTTTGTTCGGTTTATTCGGTTTTGTTCGGTTTATTCGGTTTTGTTCGGTTTATTCGGTTTTGTTCGGTTTATTCGGTTTAATCGGTTATAAACCAAACCATATCCAAATCCTACGGTTGTTATAAAATCATATCAATTCGGTTTATATAGTATATACCAAAACCACACTATATTGTCTATTTCGGTTCGGTTCGGTTCGGTATGGTTCGGTTTTACCATATTGGACAGGCCTACCGCCTATTCCCACCCACAGACACA
The DNA window shown above is from Brassica oleracea var. oleracea cultivar TO1000 chromosome C3, BOL, whole genome shotgun sequence and carries:
- the LOC106332904 gene encoding putative glycine-rich cell wall structural protein 1; translated protein: MLNLQYTKMEFKRSSSIVLHLFLSFLIHTRITAVDSLNQTTLSSVDQKRHLLTVETISFPADFMRRQLAGGGGSSGGGGGGGSRGGSLGGSSGGGGGGSRGGGGSRGGGSGGSGGNKGGKGKGGDGDDGDSGSGGGGGNGNGGNTIPSTTTTTQGGRFPSGGARLQHSLVLFIFTIGLVVLILNF